tttggtcagcccgttgaagccgagagaaggcgtgttagggtggtccccattttggAGGAGAGTCGGCGGAAAGGAGTTCACGGATCGtgtgtctatcccatagttgtatacttTTGCTTCTTATATAAAGGTTAGATCCGAAGTTTGAAGAtaaaaggtgactaggttgtgattgttgatttaaacttgtaaccccagaatcatgaataagttgtttagaagtttctcttccaccagcagtagatgttctcaacccacatccattcctgatatcccagcagacgtaggagcaattaattcggagtcttatgagctatccgatctagatctagacataggagattggaatatccctaaagtttccaccagccaattctataagtcttcatggtctttgaaaacagctttcagaacagactaccatgtcaagaccatagaacaagtctatggaatcaacaaggagtacgaaacgtgctacttgttatcacccTCAGCTATCCAAAGACATAAAGATAAtggacataacttcctacacataggattagtccaagttggagtgaaaccactcaccagacgaggtttgaacagctcaatcctcatggcccttagagatgctcgacATATTAGGTTCGATGACAgtctcctaggaaccatagaaaccgcCTTAGTGACGgacccatccattttaactgttttCCAGATTTCACTATCTATCTTCATGACAAaacagttatcaaagccctcacactcaatatcaagacccatggaacccttatgacacagggaactagtcagatcgccttgatatatagagtttactacaagtgcatgagaacgaacatgaatgtcggAGCACTTGATCGGAGGCAAAaaggtgagacaaccctcatccagaccactgaccctagcgccaaagttaaggttcccagaaccctcaaatggtctgaaattactttcccagccaattggatgTTAGAAAATGAGAATCatgctctacagatccaaaacccagcccagaatccagatctagaatttgtccaacaactagccgatggcacggttaggttaagtttcgacagatctaggcttagcactcctctagactatgagtgtaggcaacctttggacacatcccggtttagatctccaatcgATCTACATCAGCCCCATAGGCAgccacctatctaccttagagatagatctgcatcccagtatagctcaaccagacctttaggatcaccttttcctaggtctagaagagatttaggtgttcagcttcagggagttagaaccaattcccaactcaccacaccttgctacacagccaaacaggattcgattgtcaatgaggaagacgatcatgagcaatcccccccatccccatctggaactaatatggaacagcctccagatcagcaagaggaatctctgaatatcttagtgttaaacagagaattcgttcctgacctagaagaattaggaaaggagtttagttctgaggaaaacaggactaaaagagaagcctacaaagccaattataccagagatcaaaaagaaaaagtatttgaagcatggacggcattcatgagggaaatatcccgtaatgtcccctttttcttatacttcgaaaggtattttggccaacacaagcagttttgtgtcctcaccaaagcctggaccatagaaggacctAACCCAGCTAAAGATGTGGTTAGCAATCCAACTCTTAAGCAGCCTTTAGTCAAGTCTCCTGCAACCAATTTCAGTTATCCTAAGGACAAATCagccttagaaatagttgcccagAAACTTGAAGAGCTAGCAAAGAAACCAGCCGTTTCTTCACCAAAATGTACTAATCAACTTAAGATGCTAAAAATCCATACATCTTCTAGCAGTTCCTCCTCTGACACTGATGATGAAACCCTAGAAGCCAAATGGAAACGCCTGAGATTAAAAAGACCTGAAAGACGTGCTAGTAGAGCTCATCGACCTATTTCCAAAGCTTACAGGGAAACTAAGAAGAATAAGCCTGGAAAATGTCATGGTTGTGGCAAGCGTGACCATTTCAAAAGAGATTGTAGCTCCAGAACCTCTCACCTAAATATAGGTGACCCCATTACCAAGCCTCAGGAGCCTAGCCAAACCCAACAGCCTTCGGTACAGGAACCAAGTAAACCTGAACCTAGTAACCAacaacccaaggtagatttaaaacaaatctacaataggtttgCCCagcccaagaaggaagttaataTCAACGACCTTCAAAATGAAACCAAGGAAACCATGAGGGAAATTAGAACCCTAAAGCAAAACCTTGGAGCCTTCCAGAAAATCCAACCTTTGAGAAATACTTCTTATCAAAGCAACAAGGAGGATCCCTCTGATATTGAAGATGACCAAACTGTTAACCCTACAGGTGATCTTATCCTAGAACCCAGCAAAGAACCATTCTTAGATACTACCAcaaggattaacttccataaatggcattccaaagtcaggattgtcattagcaaagattttgaattcgaagtcatagccttaattgattcaggtgctgatctcaattgcattcaagaaggaatcattccctccaagtatttcaaaaaatctAGGGAACGATTGACATCTGCAAGTGGCggaaaaatgcagattgaattcaaacttcctaaagcccatgtttgccaagataacatgtgtttcaaaaccacgtttgttcttgtcaaaaatatgacagACAAGGTCATTTTAGGAAATCCTTTCCTTTGCATCCTTTACCCTTTCACAGTGGATAGTAAAGGAATCACTACCCAACCCTTTGGCCAAACCATCAAGTTTAGGTTTATCAGTGGACCTGTGCCTAGAAATATTAGCACCATCCAAGCCAATGCAGTCTCCAAAACGTTAAACCTGATTTGTGCCAAGTCCATACATCTCAAGTACCTTCAGGAGGAAATAAGATACAAGAAAGTTGAGGACCAACTAACTTGCAAAACCCTCCAAGAAGAGATCAGAAAGTTTGAGGAAAAACTTAAGCAGGAAGTCTGCTCTGATCTACCCAcagctttttggcatagaaagagacacgaggtagctctcccatatgtcaaagatttcaatgaaaaagatATCCCTACCAAAGCTCGACCTATCCAGATGAATCAAGAACTCATGAATACTTGTAGAGCTGAAATAGAGGACCTCCTTAAGAAAGGAATCATCAGGAAATCTAGATCACCATGGTCTTGTCCAGCCTTTTACGTACAGAAAAATGCTGAGATAGAAAGAGGTGTCCCTAGGTTAGTTATCAACTACAAGCCCctcaacaaagtcttagaatgggtaAGGTACCCAATTCCCAACAAAAAGGACTTAGTTAACAGGCTTAGCAAAGCAGTTGTCTTCagcaagtttgatatgaagagtggattttggcaaatacaaatcagagagcctgataggtataaaacagcctttaccacaccctttggtcattatgaatggaatgtgatgccctttggtctaaaaaatgcaccttctgagttccaaaatatcatgaatgagattttttatcCATTCTCCAGCCATGCCATTGTGTACATTGACGATATACTCATTTTTTCAGAATCTTTAGAACAACACCAGAAGCACTTAAGAGCATTCCTCCATACCATCAAGCTCAATGGTCTTGTCATTTCAGCCCCCAAGATCAAGCTTTTCCAAACTAAAGTCCGGTTTTTAGGTTTTGATATTCATCATGGTGTTATCAAGCCTATAGACAGAGCTAtccagtatatatatatatatatatatatatatatatattaatagacaaaattgagagaaaatttaactagatttcaaattgaaattcaattaaagtctaattttacatcatgtgtctcatctaatctaagtttttaaatttttatgccaagtaagctaatttagtgtaaaaattggatttcaattaaagtttaattttacgtcacatgtcccatctaatctaaaaattttaaatttttgtaccaagtgaattaattcaCTGTAGAAAACGAGgaatccaatataaataaacccaggtaatatatatatatatatatttaaaaccaaagcttagagaaaatttgattagaatcaaaattagattttgcttttgttagctttttatacaaattatatatatatatatatatttaaaaccaaagcttagagaaaatttaattaaaatcaaaattagattttgcttttgttagcttttcatacaaattaaattgtttagatttttgctgttattttttttttaactaatgagtatatttttatattgtttttatttagatattttcTATGTGAAGATCTTGAACGTAACAATCTGTAATTAAACTAAACAATTCCATGCACTTATCTTCATTCAATTTAAGAGATAATATTGAaccaatttattcttttattttgtgttatatttagtaaaatttcACAAACAGTAATAgtaaattgatattgtatatgtagtgtccaataatgatttttaaaattacatgTATAACAGCAGTGTAATGAGAAATTTGGCGTGACCAATATCAttaaaattgcaagaaaaaatcattttaatttctCCGAATGTCCTTCTCGAACTAATGTACTATATGTTTAATGAttcaaactaacatcaataatATCATTATAATTCATAATTCTTATCCGTAAGCACGGGTTTATATTggtaatattataatataaacttgctaaaattttaaactGCATTAATTAGgcttatttgtaaaaaaaaaaaaaaaaaaaaaatctcatgggGGAGACAAGCTGGTGATTATAATATTCATTGATGCAACACTGGCCATTTCTCCTACTGACACTCTTTGGCTGTAGTTGCACCATTCTCAAAATTCTTTCCAAGTactcaacaattttttctcACTACCAATTTCTTATGTTTGTTTTTTGCACTTTCTTCCAGCATCTGTtgttaccctttttttttccttgccttTGCTCTATGGCTAAGAACAAACCCGTAGCCTCCTCCTCGTGACTCTCCAAAGAAGTACCAACAGATTTTGTGTGAAGGCTTTAATCTTTTTGGTTACCCAATTCGACAACTTATTAGGTTCCAACCTGATTCTGTTGATAACCAGTATAGTGTATAATGGCCCAAACTTTCATTTCTTCAAGATTTTTCATTCGAATTTGCCCATTCATTTAGCTCTGATATGATATCTATAGAGAAGAACAATGAGATGAGCATTTGAATGACCTCACAAACTGACCTCATGCCTGTTTTGGCGTCAATGCTATTCTTCCACTTTGATCATACAGTAAAGGGTACAAGTTTGGGTACACTCTGTATTTTTCAGCTTCTATTACTACCCATTAGacattgatatttgtttgtgctatcttGAGTATGGAAATCCCACTCCTAAGCTACCATTTTCCTTTCACTGTCAAGGACAAGAAATCTATGTTTCCTGGGTATTGTTTTTCATTTAGTAGGAGAAAATGGATAAACCCTTTTGATAGGATTAGGTGTTGTTCACTGGAAGTACAAGGGGTGCAGCGGCCATGGCTGAAGCCGAAACCGTCGAAAATTGATGTTGGGGAGAGGAAAGAGACGGTTTTGGAAGAACCCCAGATGAGAAAACATCCCAGTTCTGGGATTTGTAGTCAGATAGAGAAGTTGGTTTTAAATAAGAGGTATAGGGAGGCACTTGAGTTATTTGAGATTTTGGAGTTTGAGGGTGGTTTTGAATTGAAATCTAGCACATATGATGCACTGATTAGCGCTTGCATAGGTTTGAAGTCGATTAGAGGGGTGAAAAGGGTGTTTAGTTATATGAGTAGTAATGGGTTTGAGTTGGATTTGTATATGAGGAACAGGGTGCTGCTTATGCATGTCAAATGTGGGATGATGATTGATGCGCGTAGGTTGTTTGTTGAAATGCCGGAGAAGAATTTGGTCTCCTGGAATATGATAATTGGGGGGCTTGTGGATTCTGGTGATTATGCCGAGGTGTTCCGGCTGTTTTTTATTATGTGGGAGGAGTCTTTAGATGGTGGGTCGCGCACATTTGCCATGATGATTCGGGCATCTGCTGGGTTGGGACACATTTTTGTGGGAAGACAGCTTCACACTTGTACTTTAAAGATGGGTGTTGCTGACAATATATTTGTGACTTGTGCTCTAATTGACATGTATAGTAAGTGTGGGAGCATTGAAGATGCTCAATGTGTATTTGATGAGATGCCGGAGAAGACAACAGTTGGGTGGAATTCCATTATTGCAGGTTATGCACTTCATGGTTATAGTGAAGAAGCTGTCAGTAAGTTCTATGAGATGCGTGATTCTGGTGTTGAAATGGACCATTTCACATTTTCAATGGTTTTAAGAATATGTACGAGGTTGGCTTCTTTAGAGCATGCTAGGCAAGCTCATGCTAGTTTAGTTCGTCATGGTTTTGGATTAGATATAGTAGCGAACACAGCACTTGTAGATTTCTATAGCAAATGGGGGAGAATGGAAGATGCCCGTCATGTCTTTGACAAGATGCCACAAAAGAATGTTATATCATGGAATGCCTTAATTGCTGGATATGGTAATCATGGTCATGGAGAAGAAGCTATTGAGATGTTTGAGCAGATGCTTCAGGAAAAAATGATACCCGACCATGTCACCTTTCTTGCAGTTTTATCTGCTTGTAGTTATTCAGGTTTATCAGAACGTGGGTGGGCGTACTTTAAATCAATGAGTAGGGATCACAAGATTAAAGTCCGTGCAATGCATTATGCATGTATGATTGAATTATTATGTAAAGACGGTCTTTTAGATGAAGCCTTTGCACTGATAAAAACTGCTCCATTTAAGCCTACAGCTAACATGTGGGCTGCCCTGCTGACAGCTTGTCGTGTCCATGAGAATTTAGAGATTGGAAAATTGGCTGCTGAGAAGCTTTATGGAATGGAGCCTGAAAAGCTTAGTAATTATTTTGtgcttttaaatatatacaacAGCTCTGGCGAGTTGAAGGAAGCCGCTGCTGTTGTTCAGACCTTAAGAAGAAAGGGTATGAGAATGCTTCCGGCATGCAGTTGGATTGAAGTTAAAAAGCAGCCGTATTTTTTCCATTCTGGAGATAAAAGCCATGCCCAAACGAAAGGGATATACCAGAAATTGGACAGCTTGATGCTAGAGATTTCAAAACATGGTTATGTTCctgagagaaaatatttgcttCCCGATGTTGATGTTCAGGAAGAGCGGGTTATATTGTACCACAGTGAGAAACTGGCAACAGCTTTTGGGCTGATCAACACTCCAGGTTGGACACCACTGCAAATTGTGCAGAGCCATCGGATTTGTGGTGACTGCCATAGTGCAATTAAGTTAATAGCCATGGTTACTGGACGTGAAATTGTTGTGAGGGACGCCAGTAGATTCCACCATTTTAGAGATGCCAGTTGTTCATGTGGGGATTATTGGTGATTACTAAATATGTTTGCATCAAAGggataaaacaaacaaatattttattaaccaaaaaacaCTATATCAGTCACACTTATTGGTGTTTTTATGTAGACAGTATAAGCACAGGTAAAGTCAATTTAGAACTGAGAGAGGTAAGAAATCTTCAATGCACGCCTGCAACAATACATTAAACCACCACACAATTGGAactaaaataagaaacaaaCGTCTCAGGAgcctaaattacaaatttactgAAGTTTTTGCAAATAGAACTTTGGCTTCTATTCTTGTGTCTAAAAGTTACAACTACAATGTGTAGTTTACACTATTGTATCTGGCTCAGCCACCTTCACATTGGTGTATACTTTCTGACAAGTTCCATTTCTTGGCTGCTCTCCCTCAATGCATATTCCTGCTACAACTCAAGCCCTCAACCTATCCATCCACTTCCCTCCTAAGAAGCACTGTTCTAGCTCTTTGGGAGATTTGAACCTGGCATTGGTACCACCACTACCACTAACAAATGCAGGTTCACATAATAACTAACAACTTAGAATCATGTATCCAGTTAGAGTACAAAGCTTTGATCCTCTTGGCAGAGATTGAAGCTTGAAGTTGAAAACTGCAAAAAGTTTGTACTCATGACTCTTACATCTTCTTGGCTGGTTGATGAGGACTTTAATAGATTATCTTCTTGTATGGATTATTCTGGAGCTCTATTTCACTATATCTGAGGTCCCCTAAGCCTGGACTTCGTATTTTATGGTTTAGTATTACTAGTATGGTTAAAGGCCTCTGGGATGTGAATAATGGATAGTTTGATACAGCTTCTCATCACATATTCAAAATCAGAAGGCCTGAATTCCTTCAACTTGATATATAGCTGAATTTAACCAATGCTATCAAGTAGCAtccaaaccttttttttgtcCAAGATCAATGATTAGATTAATTGGATTGACACTAATCAACCAGGATTCATTAGTTTGAGTTTGAGCTAGGACTGTCCAGAGTATAAACTTCATAAAATGTTGGATTTATTGCTGTGGTGAATATTCTATCTAGGCCTCTGGCAAACTATCAATGGGAACCATAGGAAAATGGTGAGGAATGCATAGAAGCAAGAAACTGCGGcagaaaaaagaatataaacaaaaaaaaaacatgtagttTCTAGTTGAAATTACGAGTCATTCAATAATCACAAGAAAATGACTCAATATAACCGACAGTCAGCAGAATGAACATTTGGACCACTCAATAAATGCAGATTAAGATCTTTGCTCCTTAAAATGCTCTTGACCACTGCTCCcctttggtgcggtggtcactgtacaagtataaatacttgtgaggTGTGGAGAGTAAGGGccgggttcaagtctctaggaggaaattttacacacatatacacttagattaggctagagtagaaattctatattatataaaaaaaattaaaaaaaataaaaaaagggccTTGAATGAAAATTCAGACATCATTTATTTCATTTCTGTGCAGATTATTCACAGCAGATGAAAAGGTACCATTATCTCACAAAAACCactgaaatttcaaaatctttacAATAGATGCACCTATGTTCTATCATCTATCACCTATATATCTAAACAGAAAAGGAAATGATTTCCCTGAAGATATGTCAAACACAAAGTACAAAACTAGCCAGGTTGGAAGATGCATATcatggtatatatagtatgctttttttttttttcttttttttttgtccatctGTTCAAGGCCTCACTATGCCgaacaaaaataattaagctTAATCTTCATCTTCGTAGAATGATTTCTATGACTATGAGCTCTTCTCATTCACAGCtccactgagagagagagagagaggaaaaaagaaaaaagaagaagaggggcCTATTTACAAAAGCACTCATGATACTAATCCAAGATTTGGGTTGGCCAAAGGCGTTTCCACCTTGCAATCTCCTCATCTTCGTAAATCTTCCTAATTCCACCATAGAAGCCATCTACTTCATTGCCTTCCTCCCGGTGGCCCTTCCTGCTTATCACCATTCTTCTCCATTTTGAGTCAGGAGAATACTGGTTGAACTCCAATATCACTGAATCTGTCAGCAATAGCTCACGGTGAGAAACTTACATTAAGTTGTcaacagaaaagaaagaaatggatCCTAATCATGCTTCTACTCCATGCTTGAAGGATAGCAACATATTAGAATAAGAAAATTTCAGAAGAAAGTTCATCATACATGCTGATATAAGTGGATTGGCAACTTCATTAAGTACTTAAGGGAAATAAATTCAATGAAGCACACACCCCAGAGGTGCCTAAAGATAGCTATTAAGAACGGATCATGCAAGTGCCAAAGTGTGGTGGAATTTTATATTCATGAATCAAGTCAAAATGAGAACCTGAAGGAAATACAAAGATTCAGTTGGACTCAAAAGAAGTATATGTAAACAGATAATTTGCCTTTTCAGGAAATTACAATCACTTGAGAACTCAAATTAGGTTGAGGGTTTGGAGATTTAGTAAGAATATGATTATAAACTACAACAACATCGACATCAACAGTAATAATAGGTGTACTCCAGACAAAAAAGGATGTACACTCTACTGTGCTGATTATCATATTGTTCTGTAGATATCTGCATCAGACACTTGTATTCGTGCTTGTGACCTTAACTATATGATATCATAATTTAGTTTCTAATACTATGCCAGAAGGAAGAAACACAGAAGgaagtttttaaatttcaactCATCTAAATCCCCTTTATCCTATTCTCCATTATTAAATCCCACCATATTAAATAATGATGTATTGAACCCCAACACCCTGGCCCATTCTTCTAGTTGCAGCAAATAAAGCCacatatgggaaaaaaaataacaaacaaatatgGCTATATAGTTTTATAACATACTTGTGTACATGTTTGAAGTTATACCAGCATCATATAACATGTCCTTGACTCAAAAAGCATTACATCTTAAGTGCAAAAGTGAACTATTTTTAATCTCCAATATGTGAACGCAGGGCTCATGATTAACAGGAAAAGTGCCATACATACAAAAACTGAGAGAGATCTTGTCACTGCTACCATAGatgttttttactttaataacaaaaataaacccCACATAAATTGAATAGAAATCCTCTGTCCCACATTATGCTCCATTAATTGCAATATACAATGTgtctcatttttgttttctattttctattttggttattttataaggaaagaaaaaaaaaaaaaaaaaaaaagaggagaaaataATACGTGGCAACTTGGGATTGGTGGAACATAAAATGAAACACCAAAAATGGGATTAAAGATTTCTAATACACATATACCCTCtgtaacacaaacacaaacacaaacacaaacacaaaaaaaaaaaaaaaaaaaccttgacaACAACTACAGAATCTAAGATGATCTTCTCACCACTATGATGGCAGTGGCAGTGATTGTTATTCCTGTCACATGCTTCCAAGTGACCAATGATTCCATACCACCAACCTGCAATACATTCAGAAGAAATTACATTGTTATCTAAAAGTAATGGAATAGAACATGACCAATTTTGTGGCAACATTATTACCTCTGTTAGAGAAAAGTCTAATAGACACTGAACATTAACAATTCTGTTAAATTAAAGGCAAAGATCTTACAGATGCATGCTGATTCAGAAACATACCATAGGGGAATTCTCTGGCTTTTCTCCACTGGATCTCAATGTGATCACCAGGCTTTAAGTCATCTAAACAATCAGAGACATGAAGAACATCTGGAGGAGTTTCAACCGGTGGTGCTCTTAGCCTCTCCCATTGTATATTATCCTCTGTTGTACGCCTGCCATGAGGCAAGTATCTGCAATAAAACATCCATTTTGAGTTCAAGGGTACCGCAATACAGATGAGATTAGCATATATAAATTCAATGTTGAGATTGATTACTTCCACTTACAAGGTGAAAAATCTGTTTCAAATTTTTAGCAACACAAAATTTATACAAGGAAAGATTGCCATCGGCTATAACTTAAAAAtgctgaaattttttataattttagagATTGATCTAGTGTCAACATGGTCCAAATTTATTATGCAGAAGCCAACAATTCAGAATTTATATAATTGGCATATCTACTTGTTTCCTGAGCCTATGAAGACACACACAAAAGTGAACCGATAAAAGTTCATGGACTCATTTTTTAAGGCCTCTCTTCCTTTACCTTGCCTGAAAGGTGTCAGTCTTCGAGTCATAGCTAAGTTCAGCATCATAACATGACAGCATAAAACCAACATTACCATTctgcaacaaaaacaaaatataaaggaCTCATTATATTCTTCAATATTCAAAGGAGCAATCATATTACTGCTGACCAAAATGAACATATAGAATACAAAATAGCactccaaaaattaaaaaggaccCATTAAAAGAACAAGCAGAGTCATTGGAATTAGTTAGATGCAGCACTCACCTCACGATTATAGACTTGAGATGGAAACCATAACTTGCCACTTTCAAGGGATTGATACCAAGCCTTGATTGAATCAACCGGTAAAGACCTCCTTGACTTGCTGCTGCTTTCTAAATTTGGTCTAAACCACGAAGAAGGCCAATCCCCCAAAAGGGAGTTAAATAACCCTTTTCTCTTGCTTTGATCCAAAAGGGTTGGTCTTTTTCTTGAGACTACATGCATTTTCCATTCTCTATAAGTAGCATCACTAATCACTCTATCCCACCTGTGCTCCTTGTGTTTCTTCCATAAATGATCACTCCTACATCTATCCCTCAAAGAACTACACACTGCTGCCATACTACATAACCCGGCTGGCGAAAGCCGTTCAAGAATGCAGTCCAAGGCCAAGTCAGGCAAATCCAACAGAGAAACATCATCTTTCTCCTCTACATTCTCTACTTTTGAGCTATGTCCCATGTTCTTCGATGGAGTGAATAATACAGGTACTTGAAAGAAACTAATAGCAGGTCTACTTTTCTTGAACCAAGACACAAGAAAAGTTGATAATTCACCCCAGAACCAAGGTGACAACAATTTCATCTCAGTCTCCCATGAAGGGAGTGGCTTGTGAGTGAAAGACTTggaaaggaagatgaaggagaAGGATACACAAGAGATTAGGAAGTAAAGCATTGGACcaagttaaattatcaaatgGGGTCTATAAGGCAAGGTTTGGCatcaaatgaaaaagaagatggAAAGATGGAACCAATTGCAAATGAAGCAATGGTGAATGCAACCATATAAATGAGCAAAGTGGCAAAGTGTAATAAcaattttatactatatttttatttttaatccttTTGAGGATGACAAGGAAAGATCCACCAATAAGAGTAAAGTGTGTTAGTTTGGCAGAAATGGACGGAGTTGTCAGAGTGTTGGCCCTTATTTAATACGTTTTAAATGAGGGACATCAGTAGACACCGTAACCGACAAGGTGTGGTCGTTATAACACCACAACACCACCATATTGAACAAGGAACAAGCATCGAGGCTGCTTCTTGAACGCATTGGCATCTGGCATCCACATACACTGAATTCCCATGAAAGAGAACCAATTTGTGCGGCCAGTGGGGGGCAGCTGTCAATTCAGATtgataaatatagtttttttaagaataatatcTATGGCACAGTTTTCTGTTAGATTTAGGTGATGAGACAATTAGAACCCCACATGTCTAAATCTATGAGTTTAGCCAAAATTTATGGAAATGTAATAGAATACAGATATGGTTAGGTGGTCATGGACCAACTAATTAAACCCTCTATAAGACTTGTCAAACTCCAGAATTTTAGATGGTTAAGGAATTTTGAActtggaatttttattttcttattgaaaatgattttttttttttttaaacaaagtttGAAGTAGAAGCTGCGTGATTTACGAAGATGGGGATGAAGTTGAAGTGGGTCCTATAAGGTCTTCCAAATCTTTATCTTaactctctcaaaaagaaaaggactGTTATCTGATTGTGGGGTTTGAGGTAAAAGCAATTTAAGTGTTGGGGTACACTTTGCGTGGGCGTCACAAGACCAATACAGCAATACAGCCCATCTGATCCTTTGCCTAACTTCCACCAAActttttaactttgttttg
This genomic stretch from Castanea sativa cultivar Marrone di Chiusa Pesio chromosome 9, ASM4071231v1 harbors:
- the LOC142610159 gene encoding pentatricopeptide repeat-containing protein At5g50390, chloroplastic-like, producing the protein MEIPLLSYHFPFTVKDKKSMFPGYCFSFSRRKWINPFDRIRCCSLEVQGVQRPWLKPKPSKIDVGERKETVLEEPQMRKHPSSGICSQIEKLVLNKRYREALELFEILEFEGGFELKSSTYDALISACIGLKSIRGVKRVFSYMSSNGFELDLYMRNRVLLMHVKCGMMIDARRLFVEMPEKNLVSWNMIIGGLVDSGDYAEVFRLFFIMWEESLDGGSRTFAMMIRASAGLGHIFVGRQLHTCTLKMGVADNIFVTCALIDMYSKCGSIEDAQCVFDEMPEKTTVGWNSIIAGYALHGYSEEAVSKFYEMRDSGVEMDHFTFSMVLRICTRLASLEHARQAHASLVRHGFGLDIVANTALVDFYSKWGRMEDARHVFDKMPQKNVISWNALIAGYGNHGHGEEAIEMFEQMLQEKMIPDHVTFLAVLSACSYSGLSERGWAYFKSMSRDHKIKVRAMHYACMIELLCKDGLLDEAFALIKTAPFKPTANMWAALLTACRVHENLEIGKLAAEKLYGMEPEKLSNYFVLLNIYNSSGELKEAAAVVQTLRRKGMRMLPACSWIEVKKQPYFFHSGDKSHAQTKGIYQKLDSLMLEISKHGYVPERKYLLPDVDVQEERVILYHSEKLATAFGLINTPGWTPLQIVQSHRICGDCHSAIKLIAMVTGREIVVRDASRFHHFRDASCSCGDYW
- the LOC142610160 gene encoding F-box protein At2g32560-like, with product MLYFLISCVSFSFIFLSKSFTHKPLPSWETEMKLLSPWFWGELSTFLVSWFKKSRPAISFFQVPVLFTPSKNMGHSSKVENVEEKDDVSLLDLPDLALDCILERLSPAGLCSMAAVCSSLRDRCRSDHLWKKHKEHRWDRVISDATYREWKMHVVSRKRPTLLDQSKRKGLFNSLLGDWPSSWFRPNLESSSKSRRSLPVDSIKAWYQSLESGKLWFPSQVYNRENGNVGFMLSCYDAELSYDSKTDTFQARYLPHGRRTTEDNIQWERLRAPPVETPPDVLHVSDCLDDLKPGDHIEIQWRKAREFPYGWWYGIIGHLEACDRNNNHCHCHHSDSVILEFNQYSPDSKWRRMVISRKGHREEGNEVDGFYGGIRKIYEDEEIARWKRLWPTQILD